The following are from one region of the Bradyrhizobium septentrionale genome:
- a CDS encoding AraC family transcriptional regulator, translating to MYTWSTEQVDPRDRFDYWREVRAKGLFGVTAELEPEQRRDFFGEFSLRKLGDAGLVELRASPYRVERRAADIADASSDSLCIYQQLGGGGWFGGARLDEFAVRDGMFATSYSDLPYRTVPLHDDGFHLRIIKIPVAGIIPPGAELGELVPRPVPDQTALRTLLESCFRDLVEGSDAATADAPPTVQALAHIALIDRGIMRPKSRLAQQALRTGHLSLARRLIRRHLSNAALSPRLIAGLLGISVRHLHILFEETEMSFSETVTVLRLARSRRLLRETPGQTIAEVAFACGFESLATFYRLFNASESMTPGDYRARLA from the coding sequence GTGTACACATGGTCCACTGAGCAGGTCGATCCCCGGGATCGCTTCGACTATTGGCGCGAGGTGCGCGCCAAGGGGTTGTTCGGCGTCACCGCGGAGCTCGAGCCCGAGCAGCGCCGGGACTTCTTCGGCGAGTTCTCGCTGCGCAAGCTCGGCGATGCCGGGCTGGTCGAGCTGCGCGCCTCGCCCTACCGCGTCGAACGGCGCGCTGCCGATATCGCCGATGCGAGCAGCGACAGCCTGTGCATCTACCAGCAGCTCGGCGGTGGCGGCTGGTTCGGCGGCGCACGGCTCGATGAATTCGCGGTTCGCGACGGCATGTTCGCGACCAGCTATTCGGACCTGCCCTATCGCACCGTCCCGCTGCACGACGACGGCTTCCATCTGCGCATCATCAAGATCCCGGTGGCAGGGATTATCCCGCCGGGCGCCGAGCTCGGCGAACTCGTCCCCAGGCCCGTGCCGGATCAGACCGCGCTGCGGACCCTGCTGGAATCATGCTTCCGCGACCTGGTCGAAGGGAGCGACGCCGCGACGGCGGACGCGCCTCCGACGGTGCAGGCGCTCGCCCATATCGCGCTGATCGACCGCGGCATCATGCGGCCGAAGAGCCGGCTCGCGCAGCAGGCGTTGCGAACCGGCCATCTGTCGCTGGCCCGCCGCCTGATCCGGCGGCATCTTTCGAATGCGGCGCTGTCGCCAAGGCTGATTGCCGGCCTGCTCGGCATCTCGGTCCGTCACCTGCACATCCTGTTCGAGGAGACGGAGATGAGCTTCTCGGAGACCGTCACCGTGCTCCGGCTCGCGCGGAGCCGCCGCCTGCTCCGCGAGACGCCGGGGCAGACGATCGCCGAGGTCGCCTTTGCCTGCGGCTTCGAGAGCCTTGCGACGTTCTACCGCCTCTTCAATGCGTCGGAATCGATGACGCCGGGCGATTACCGGGCGCGACTGGCCTGA
- a CDS encoding caspase family protein, with protein sequence MKSWLSRLSATVLAVGLVALAAPAQAEKRVALVIGNNDYRNVPKLQKAVNDARTMGDTLKQLGFNVMVAENLNRQAFSETLLAFDRAVEPGDTAFFFYAGHGFEIAGQNFLLPTDVPAATEGQEELVRDASVLADRIIERLQNKKARTSILVFDACRNNPFERAGTRAVAGGGGLAPMTQLPEGVFSVFSAGPRQTALDRLSNDDANPNSVFTRTFARELLQPGENMVQVAQRTRRLVSEMAETVKHKQIPVYFDQMVDDVFLNGIAKGQAEAAKPSAPPQQVAALPPVSVPKLPKEDTVNAPIASFSRHNGGWSVVFSIADPALGISWRIGDSGDFRETGFMDTLDPRTRKRMPNPSIELPADAPAATIQLRYVDTQGEMQGPFPIKFDPDAALIRDQRKILDMTATSWLSFREFNGLLVYYTHLMSYRCAIREVRIGIDSAVPDKVLKMPACNQRDPSAIPSDAQPYLKLAPQTKSVSVELTYRDGSVSEIKTFRR encoded by the coding sequence ATGAAGAGCTGGCTTTCGAGACTTTCGGCGACCGTTTTGGCGGTTGGATTGGTCGCATTGGCGGCGCCCGCCCAAGCCGAGAAGCGCGTCGCGCTGGTGATCGGCAACAATGACTACAGGAACGTACCCAAGCTGCAGAAGGCGGTGAACGACGCCCGCACCATGGGCGACACGCTGAAGCAGCTCGGCTTCAACGTCATGGTGGCCGAGAATTTGAACCGGCAGGCGTTCTCCGAGACATTGCTCGCTTTCGACCGCGCCGTGGAACCCGGCGACACTGCGTTCTTCTTCTATGCCGGCCACGGCTTCGAGATCGCCGGCCAGAACTTCCTGCTGCCGACCGACGTGCCGGCCGCGACCGAAGGGCAGGAGGAACTGGTGCGCGACGCCTCGGTGCTCGCCGACCGCATCATCGAGCGGTTGCAGAACAAGAAGGCGCGTACCTCCATCCTGGTGTTCGACGCCTGCCGCAACAATCCGTTCGAACGGGCCGGCACGCGCGCCGTTGCCGGCGGCGGCGGGCTGGCGCCGATGACGCAGCTGCCCGAAGGCGTGTTCTCGGTGTTCTCGGCGGGGCCGCGCCAGACCGCGCTCGACCGTCTCTCGAACGACGATGCCAATCCCAATTCGGTGTTCACGCGAACCTTCGCCAGGGAGTTGCTGCAACCCGGCGAGAACATGGTGCAGGTCGCCCAGCGCACCCGGCGCCTGGTCAGCGAGATGGCCGAGACCGTGAAGCACAAGCAGATCCCGGTCTATTTCGACCAGATGGTCGACGATGTCTTCCTGAACGGAATCGCGAAGGGGCAGGCCGAGGCGGCCAAGCCGTCCGCTCCGCCGCAGCAGGTGGCCGCGCTGCCGCCGGTCTCGGTGCCGAAGCTGCCGAAAGAGGATACCGTCAACGCGCCGATCGCGAGCTTCTCGCGGCACAATGGCGGCTGGTCCGTCGTGTTCTCGATCGCCGATCCGGCGCTCGGCATTTCCTGGCGGATCGGCGACAGCGGCGATTTCCGCGAGACCGGCTTCATGGACACGCTCGATCCGCGCACCCGCAAGCGGATGCCCAATCCGTCGATCGAGCTGCCGGCCGATGCGCCGGCCGCCACGATCCAGCTGCGCTATGTCGACACCCAGGGCGAGATGCAGGGGCCGTTCCCGATCAAGTTCGATCCCGACGCCGCGCTGATCCGCGACCAGCGCAAGATACTCGACATGACCGCGACGAGCTGGCTGTCGTTCCGCGAGTTCAACGGGCTGCTGGTCTACTACACCCATTTGATGTCGTATCGCTGCGCGATCCGCGAGGTGCGGATCGGCATCGATAGCGCGGTGCCGGACAAGGTCTTGAAGATGCCGGCCTGCAATCAGCGCGATCCGAGCGCGATCCCGTCCGACGCGCAGCCCTATCTGAAACTCGCGCCGCAGACCAAATCGGTCTCGGTGGAGCTGACCTATCGCGATGGCAGCGTGTCGGAAATCAAGACGTTCAGGCGATAG
- a CDS encoding FAD-dependent oxidoreductase, producing the protein MDAGNPEQANRRRMKVRCCVVGGGPAGMMLGYLLGRAGVDVVVLEKHADFFRDFRGDTVHPSTLQVMDELGLIDGFLKLPHQDIQKLDGMFGGASVRIADLSRLSVKYPFIAMMPQWDFLNFLRESGRRFPSLQVLMSAEATDLIRHGDAVTGVRANTADGPVDIEAELTIGCDGRHSVVRERAGLEVEEIGAPMDVLWFRVGRRPDETENLFARVEHGKMMVTFDRGDYWQCAYVIAKGQYEAVQARGLAALLDDVVHLAPILKDGIADVKSFDDVKLLTVAINRLTRWTRPGLLCIGDAAHAMSPIGGVGVNLAVQDAVATANILATKLVDGLPSEDELDAVRRRREFPVRVTQRMQVIAQNNLITAALKPGDQPAPLALRLITAMPWLQGLTARLVAVGVRPEHVHSPTAR; encoded by the coding sequence ATGGATGCAGGCAATCCGGAGCAGGCGAACAGGCGTCGGATGAAGGTCCGCTGCTGCGTGGTCGGCGGCGGCCCGGCCGGCATGATGCTCGGCTATCTGCTCGGACGCGCCGGGGTCGACGTCGTGGTGCTGGAGAAGCACGCCGACTTCTTCCGCGACTTCCGGGGCGACACCGTGCATCCCTCGACCCTGCAGGTGATGGACGAGCTCGGTCTGATCGACGGCTTCCTCAAGCTGCCGCACCAGGACATCCAGAAGCTCGACGGCATGTTCGGCGGCGCCTCGGTGCGGATCGCCGACCTCAGCCGCCTCAGCGTCAAATATCCCTTCATCGCGATGATGCCGCAGTGGGACTTCCTCAATTTCCTGCGTGAGAGCGGCCGGCGCTTTCCTTCGCTGCAGGTGCTGATGAGCGCGGAGGCGACCGACCTGATCCGGCATGGCGACGCCGTTACGGGCGTCCGGGCCAACACGGCTGATGGTCCCGTCGATATCGAAGCCGAGCTGACGATCGGCTGCGACGGCCGCCATTCCGTCGTGCGCGAGCGCGCCGGCCTCGAGGTTGAGGAGATCGGCGCGCCGATGGACGTGCTGTGGTTTCGCGTCGGCCGCCGTCCGGACGAGACCGAGAATCTGTTCGCCCGCGTCGAGCACGGCAAGATGATGGTGACGTTCGACCGCGGCGACTATTGGCAATGCGCCTATGTGATCGCCAAGGGACAATACGAGGCCGTGCAGGCGAGGGGGCTAGCGGCGCTGCTCGACGACGTGGTGCATCTCGCGCCGATCCTGAAGGACGGCATTGCCGACGTCAAAAGCTTTGACGACGTCAAGCTGCTTACGGTGGCGATCAATCGCCTGACGCGCTGGACCCGTCCCGGCCTGCTCTGCATCGGCGACGCCGCGCATGCGATGTCGCCAATCGGCGGCGTCGGCGTCAACCTCGCGGTGCAGGACGCGGTCGCCACCGCCAACATCCTGGCGACCAAGCTCGTAGATGGCTTGCCGTCGGAGGACGAGCTCGATGCCGTCAGACGGCGCCGCGAATTTCCGGTGCGGGTGACGCAGCGCATGCAGGTGATCGCGCAGAACAACCTCATCACCGCAGCGCTGAAGCCAGGCGATCAGCCGGCACCGTTGGCGTTGCGGCTGATCACGGCGATGCCCTGGCTGCAGGGGCTCACCGCGCGTCTGGTCGCTGTCGGCGTGCGGCCGGAGCACGTCCATTCGCCGACGGCGCGCTGA
- a CDS encoding glucose 1-dehydrogenase, translating to MKNGQFDLSGRVAIVTGGNGGIGLGMARGLADAGAAVAVVGRNEAKSKAAVEDLAKRGVKAIAVATDVTDKAAVAAMVARVVGELGRIDILVNNAGMSIRKPPHELELDEWSKVIDTNLTSAFLCSKAAYPALKASGHGKIINIGSMMSIFGASFAAAYAASKGGIVQYTRACANAWAPDNIQVNAILPGWIDTDLTKGARQQVAGLHERVLARTPAARWGAIDDFAGIAVFLASPASDFVTGTAIPVDGGYSVMA from the coding sequence ATGAAAAACGGACAGTTTGATCTCTCGGGCCGGGTCGCCATCGTCACCGGCGGCAACGGCGGCATCGGGCTCGGCATGGCGCGCGGCCTGGCGGACGCCGGCGCCGCGGTTGCCGTGGTCGGCCGCAACGAGGCGAAATCGAAAGCGGCGGTGGAGGATCTCGCCAAGCGCGGCGTCAAGGCGATCGCGGTGGCAACCGATGTGACCGACAAGGCGGCGGTCGCGGCGATGGTTGCGCGGGTCGTCGGCGAGCTCGGCCGGATCGACATCCTCGTCAACAACGCCGGCATGAGCATCCGCAAGCCGCCGCACGAGCTCGAGCTCGACGAGTGGAGCAAGGTGATCGACACCAATCTCACCAGCGCATTCCTGTGCTCGAAGGCGGCCTATCCTGCGCTCAAGGCGTCTGGCCACGGCAAGATCATCAATATCGGCTCGATGATGTCGATCTTCGGCGCGAGCTTCGCTGCGGCCTATGCCGCGAGCAAGGGCGGCATCGTGCAGTACACGCGCGCCTGCGCCAACGCCTGGGCGCCGGACAACATCCAGGTCAATGCCATCCTTCCCGGCTGGATCGACACCGATCTGACCAAGGGCGCGCGCCAGCAGGTGGCCGGTCTGCACGAGCGCGTGCTCGCACGCACGCCGGCGGCACGCTGGGGGGCGATCGACGACTTCGCGGGCATCGCCGTGTTCCTGGCGTCGCCGGCCTCCGACTTCGTCACCGGCACCGCCATCCCGGTCGATGGCGGCTATTCAGTGATGGCCTGA
- a CDS encoding outer membrane protein, producing MKKILLALTAVAAMTASASAADLAARPYTKAPAPLPVAPSWTGFYIFGGGGGGIWDADTGVQSTTTGAPILGFNQRQGGDGWYGTVGAGYDWQTANSWVIGVFADGQFGSLKGTIQDQGPFLAGNIKNDYSWAAGARLGYLVAPNVLSYVNAGYSSSHWKGTTLFNTATALPSGLHTDGFDRSGWFVGGGVENNLNIFGITAPGWFMKTEYRAAYYDNRNISELADGTNISNGRDITFRPFVQTISTALVYRFNWTGPVVAKY from the coding sequence ATGAAGAAGATTTTGCTCGCTCTGACCGCGGTTGCTGCGATGACGGCCTCGGCGTCGGCTGCTGACCTGGCCGCCCGCCCCTACACCAAGGCTCCCGCCCCGCTCCCGGTCGCTCCGAGCTGGACCGGCTTCTACATCTTCGGCGGTGGCGGCGGCGGCATCTGGGACGCTGACACCGGTGTCCAGTCGACCACCACGGGCGCGCCGATCCTCGGCTTCAACCAGCGCCAGGGCGGTGATGGCTGGTATGGCACCGTCGGCGCCGGTTACGACTGGCAGACCGCCAACAGCTGGGTCATCGGCGTGTTCGCCGACGGTCAATTCGGCAGCCTGAAGGGCACGATCCAGGATCAGGGTCCGTTCCTCGCCGGCAATATCAAGAACGACTACAGCTGGGCCGCCGGTGCGCGCCTGGGTTATCTGGTCGCTCCGAACGTTCTGTCCTACGTCAACGCCGGTTACTCCAGCTCGCACTGGAAGGGCACCACGCTGTTCAACACCGCGACCGCTCTTCCCTCGGGTCTGCACACCGACGGCTTCGATCGCAGCGGCTGGTTCGTCGGCGGCGGCGTCGAGAACAACCTGAACATCTTCGGCATCACCGCGCCGGGCTGGTTCATGAAGACCGAGTACCGCGCCGCTTACTACGACAACAGGAACATCTCCGAGCTGGCTGACGGCACCAATATCTCGAACGGTCGCGACATCACCTTCAGGCCGTTCGTCCAGACCATCAGCACCGCGCTGGTCTACCGCTTCAACTGGACCGGCCCGGTTGTCGCCAAGTACTGA
- the parE gene encoding DNA topoisomerase IV subunit B gives MAKALKSNAKSKSAEDLFGAPEPKGRAPAKAASRPTSGAEASYTADDIEVLEGLEPVRRRPGMYIGGTDEKALHHLFAEVIDNSMDEALAGHATFIEVELTADGFLTVTDNGRGIPVDAHKKFPKKSALEVIMCTLHSGGKFDSKVYETSGGLHGVGVSVVNALSSRLEVEVARSGQLHRMTFERGHPKGKLEDLGKINNRRGTRIRFKPDTDIFGAKAAFKPQRLFKMTRSKAYLFGGVEIRWRCDQELLKGVEDVPAEAKFHFPGGLKDYLAAAIHADTLVHQDIFSGKSGRSGAHGACEWAVAWTADADGFLSSYTNTVPTPDGGTHESGLRSALLRGLKDHAERAGQGKRAASITSEDVMVGAAVMLSVFVREPEFQGQTKDRLATAEAQRIVEQAIKDPFDHWLSGNPNQANRLLDFVIDRAEERLRRRQEKETARKTAGKKLRLPGKLADCSDAGTEGSELFIVEGDSAGGSAKQARDRKTQAVLPLRGKILNVASAGKDKLTANAQLSDLVQAIGCGTLAHYREEDLRYQRIVIMTDADVDGAHIASLLITFFYRQMRPLIDQGHLYLAVPPLYRLTHGTKTVYARDDAHKEALIKSEFNANAKVDVGRFKGLGEMNPTQLKETTMDPARRTMLRVVLLADDREGTADSVERLMGTKAEARFAFISDKAEFASDDLLDV, from the coding sequence ATGGCCAAAGCATTGAAGTCGAACGCCAAAAGCAAATCCGCTGAAGATCTGTTCGGAGCCCCGGAACCGAAGGGCCGCGCCCCGGCGAAGGCGGCTTCCCGGCCGACCTCAGGCGCCGAAGCCAGCTATACCGCTGATGATATCGAGGTGCTGGAGGGGCTCGAGCCGGTTCGCCGGCGCCCCGGCATGTATATCGGCGGCACCGATGAAAAGGCGTTGCATCACCTGTTCGCCGAAGTGATCGACAATTCGATGGACGAGGCGCTTGCCGGGCACGCCACCTTCATCGAGGTCGAGCTGACCGCCGACGGCTTCCTGACCGTGACCGATAACGGCCGCGGCATTCCGGTCGACGCGCACAAGAAATTCCCGAAGAAGTCGGCACTCGAAGTCATCATGTGCACGCTGCATTCGGGCGGCAAGTTTGACTCCAAGGTCTACGAGACCTCGGGCGGTCTGCACGGCGTCGGCGTCTCCGTCGTCAACGCCCTCTCCTCGCGGCTCGAGGTCGAGGTTGCGCGCAGCGGGCAGTTGCACCGCATGACCTTCGAGCGCGGCCATCCCAAGGGCAAGCTCGAAGATCTCGGCAAGATCAACAACCGCCGCGGTACGCGCATCCGCTTCAAGCCGGACACCGACATCTTTGGTGCCAAGGCGGCCTTCAAGCCGCAGCGTCTGTTCAAGATGACGCGTTCGAAGGCGTATCTGTTCGGCGGTGTCGAGATTCGCTGGCGCTGCGACCAGGAGCTGTTGAAGGGCGTCGAAGACGTCCCGGCGGAAGCCAAATTCCACTTCCCCGGCGGCCTGAAGGATTATCTGGCGGCGGCGATCCACGCCGACACGCTGGTGCATCAGGACATCTTCTCCGGCAAGTCCGGCCGCAGCGGCGCGCATGGCGCCTGCGAATGGGCGGTGGCCTGGACCGCCGATGCCGACGGCTTCCTGTCGTCCTACACCAACACGGTGCCGACGCCCGACGGCGGCACGCATGAATCGGGCCTGCGCAGCGCGCTGCTGCGCGGCTTGAAGGATCACGCCGAACGTGCAGGCCAGGGCAAACGCGCAGCCTCCATCACCTCGGAAGACGTGATGGTCGGCGCGGCCGTCATGCTCTCGGTGTTCGTGCGCGAGCCTGAATTCCAGGGGCAGACCAAGGATCGCCTCGCCACCGCCGAAGCGCAGCGCATCGTCGAACAGGCGATCAAGGACCCGTTCGATCACTGGCTGTCAGGCAATCCGAACCAGGCCAACCGGCTGCTCGATTTCGTGATCGATCGCGCCGAGGAACGGCTGCGCCGCCGCCAGGAGAAGGAAACCGCGCGCAAGACCGCCGGCAAGAAGCTGCGTCTGCCCGGCAAGCTCGCGGATTGCTCCGACGCCGGCACCGAAGGCTCCGAACTGTTCATCGTCGAAGGTGACTCGGCCGGCGGCAGCGCCAAGCAGGCGCGCGATCGCAAGACGCAGGCCGTGCTGCCGCTGCGCGGCAAGATCCTCAACGTTGCGTCTGCCGGCAAGGACAAGCTAACCGCGAACGCGCAGCTCTCCGACCTCGTGCAGGCGATCGGCTGCGGCACGCTCGCGCATTACCGCGAAGAGGATCTGCGCTATCAGCGCATCGTCATCATGACCGACGCCGACGTCGACGGCGCGCACATCGCCTCGCTGCTGATCACCTTCTTCTACCGGCAGATGCGGCCGTTGATTGACCAAGGGCATCTCTATCTGGCAGTGCCGCCGCTCTACCGCCTCACCCACGGCACCAAAACGGTCTACGCGCGCGACGACGCGCACAAGGAAGCGCTGATAAAGAGCGAATTCAACGCCAACGCCAAGGTCGATGTCGGCCGCTTCAAAGGCCTTGGCGAAATGAACCCGACTCAGCTCAAGGAAACCACGATGGACCCGGCCAGGCGCACGATGCTGCGCGTGGTGCTGCTCGCCGACGATCGCGAGGGCACCGCCGACTCGGTCGAGCGGCTGATGGGCACCAAGGCGGAAGCCCGCTTTGCCTTCATCTCGGACAAGGCCGAATTCGCGAGCGACGATTTGCTCGACGTCTAG
- a CDS encoding DedA family protein: protein MEDITRALAEFVRHHQAWAAPIVMLLAFAESLAFISLLVPAWGALVAIGALIGVSGISFWPIWIAGGIGAALGDWVSYWFGYRYKEQVAQMWPLSRYPEILPRGEAFVKSWGVPSIFIGRFFGPLRASVPLAAGIFEMSYWQFQVANFVSALVWSAALLLFGDVIAHAIEWVWRVV, encoded by the coding sequence ATGGAAGATATTACGCGGGCCCTGGCCGAATTCGTCCGCCATCACCAGGCCTGGGCCGCTCCGATCGTCATGCTGCTGGCGTTCGCTGAATCGCTCGCCTTCATTTCGTTGCTGGTGCCCGCCTGGGGCGCGCTGGTTGCGATCGGCGCGTTGATCGGCGTCAGCGGCATCAGCTTCTGGCCGATCTGGATCGCGGGCGGCATTGGCGCCGCGCTCGGCGACTGGGTCTCCTACTGGTTCGGCTACCGCTACAAGGAGCAGGTCGCGCAGATGTGGCCGTTGTCGCGCTATCCGGAGATCCTGCCGCGCGGCGAGGCCTTCGTGAAGAGCTGGGGCGTGCCCAGCATCTTCATCGGCCGGTTCTTCGGCCCGCTGCGCGCCTCGGTGCCGCTGGCGGCCGGCATTTTCGAGATGTCGTACTGGCAATTCCAGGTCGCCAATTTCGTCTCCGCGCTGGTCTGGTCGGCCGCGCTGCTGCTGTTCGGCGACGTCATTGCGCATGCCATCGAGTGGGTATGGCGGGTGGTGTAG
- a CDS encoding MBL fold metallo-hydrolase, translated as MELTRRYALAGAAGIAAAPLLSAVPAAATAPAADKQAPSFYRYKVGDITVTAVSDGKTVFKLEDSFIPNAKRDDVNAALEKAFMPRDMVTIWYAPLVLNTGGKLVVIDTGNGVLAKASSKGANGLFADNFVAAGFDPKAVDMVVISHFHGDHVNGLLTADGTPAFPNAEVLVPATEWKFWMDDGEMSRAPAGRMAGLFKNNRNIFEAGLKKKVTPYEWGKEIAPGLTSVETVGHTPGHTSYVLASGPDKVFIQSDVTNNPHLFATNPGWHAFFDQDADVAEKTRRRIYDMIVAERLQVQGFHYPFPGLGNVVKDGSGYRLVPASWNPVI; from the coding sequence ATGGAATTGACACGACGTTACGCTCTCGCCGGCGCTGCCGGCATCGCCGCAGCACCATTGCTATCAGCTGTTCCCGCGGCCGCCACGGCACCCGCCGCCGACAAGCAGGCGCCGAGCTTCTATCGCTACAAGGTCGGCGACATCACGGTCACTGCGGTATCCGACGGCAAGACCGTCTTCAAGCTGGAAGACTCCTTCATCCCCAACGCGAAGCGGGACGATGTCAACGCGGCGCTGGAGAAGGCGTTCATGCCGCGTGACATGGTGACGATCTGGTACGCGCCGCTGGTGCTCAACACCGGCGGCAAACTGGTCGTGATCGACACCGGCAATGGCGTGCTGGCAAAGGCCAGTTCGAAGGGCGCCAACGGCCTGTTCGCCGACAATTTCGTCGCGGCCGGCTTCGATCCCAAGGCCGTCGACATGGTCGTGATCTCGCACTTCCACGGCGACCACGTGAACGGCTTGCTGACTGCCGATGGCACGCCGGCATTCCCGAATGCCGAGGTGCTGGTGCCGGCCACCGAATGGAAGTTCTGGATGGACGATGGCGAGATGAGCCGGGCGCCGGCCGGCCGCATGGCGGGCCTGTTCAAGAACAACCGCAACATCTTCGAGGCCGGCCTGAAGAAGAAGGTCACGCCCTACGAATGGGGCAAGGAGATCGCGCCGGGCCTGACCTCGGTCGAGACCGTCGGCCATACGCCGGGCCACACCTCCTACGTGCTCGCCTCGGGCCCGGACAAGGTCTTCATCCAGTCCGACGTCACTAACAATCCGCATTTGTTCGCGACCAATCCCGGCTGGCATGCCTTCTTCGACCAGGACGCCGACGTGGCGGAGAAGACCCGCCGCCGCATCTACGACATGATCGTTGCAGAGCGGCTGCAGGTGCAGGGCTTCCACTATCCGTTCCCGGGCCTCGGCAACGTGGTGAAGGACGGCAGCGGCTACCGGCTCGTGCCGGCGTCGTGGAATCCGGTGATCTGA